The Colletotrichum higginsianum IMI 349063 chromosome 2, whole genome shotgun sequence genome has a segment encoding these proteins:
- a CDS encoding Carboxymethylenebutenolidase, whose amino-acid sequence MATVTIQSPLSRRGHGPGLLILVEQGIDLSKHDTILDPPPAQKWAEEGYAVAQVIIAPGVGDVANRVSAAIKSLRDLDSCDDKEKFGVIAHLAVASQQVADALESHPEIKAVVFFNFAQALAIPTLSHVPGIHAGALKTTATTGSAAAKSYSYPAARDFFVVPGHSHFDANAAGLAHTRTLTFLKPVLGGPYFDLEAVWEEHTLFEFGERDVEKTMATMVEQPYVNHIPTLTGGVGRGRLTNFYRDHFVFNNPDDTELQLVSRTVGIDRVIDEFIFKCTHDKVIDWLLPGVPPTGKHLSIPFTSVVNVRGDHLHHEHIAWDQATALRQLGLLPDYLPFPYQINGSDPASGKRFEFRLPVAGVESAHKLVDESAVESNAMFEYAAREVDE is encoded by the exons ATGGCTACTGTCACCATCCAGTCGCCGCTATCGCGAAGAGGCCACGGCCCCGGTCTGCTCATCCTGGTCGAGCAGGGCATCGACCTCTCCAAGCACGATACCATCTTGGACCCCCCTCCGGCTCAGAAATGGGCCGAGGAAGGCTATGCCGTTGCCCAAGTCATCATCGCGCCCGGAGTTGGTGACGTCGCGAACCGCGTGTCGGCGGCCATCAAGAGCCTCCGAGACCTGGACAGTTGCGACGACAAGGAAAAGTTTGGCGTCATTG CAcacctcgccgtcgcttCCCAGCAAGTCGCGGATGCTCTCGAGAGCCACCCCGAGATTAAggccgtcgtcttcttcaacttTGCGCAAGCCCTCGCCATCCCCACCCTCTCCCACGTCCCCGGAATCCATGCCGGGGCGCtcaagacgacggcgacgacgggctctgccgccgccaagtcGTACTCGTACCCCGCCGCCCGTGATTTCTTTGTCGTCCCCGGACACTCCCACTTCGatgccaacgccgccgggcTCGCCCACACCCGCACGCTGACGTTCCTAAAAcccgtcctcggcgggccctacttcgacctcgaggccgtctgGGAGGAGCACACCCTTTTCGAGTTCGGCGAGCGGGACGTCGAAAAGACCATGGCCACCATGGTCGAGCAGCCCTAT GTCAACCATATACCCACACTGACGGGCGGCGTAGGCCGCGGCCGTCTGACCAACTTTTACAGAGACCACTTCGTCTTCAACAATCCCGATGACACCGAGCTCCAGCTGGTCAGCCGCACCGTGGGCATCGATCGAGTCATTGATGAGTTCATCTTCAAGTGCACCCACGACAAAGTCATAGACTGGCT ACTTCCTGGcgtgccgccgacggggaAGCATCTCTCTATCCCGTTCACGAGCGTCGTGAACGTCCGGGGTGATCACCTTCACCACGAGCATATTGCCTGGGACCAGGCCACCGCGCTGCGCCAACTGGGCCTGCTGCCAGACTACCTGCCGTTCCCCTACCAGATTAACGGCAGCGACCCGGCGAGTGGTAAGAGGTTCGAGTTCAGACTGCCCGTGGCTGGCGTCGAATCAGCCCATAAGCTGGTGGATGAGAGTGCCGTCGAGTCAAATGCCATGTTTGAGTACGCAGCGAGAGAGGTTGATGAGTAG
- a CDS encoding Integral membrane protein: MADTSGLQDPLADKGPEQTTTTTVLLVLATIFVALRFWARWSVGFKYGLDDWFMVVGLAVTFMAGAINYAMVAQGLGRHAATLPQEMQVQFLKLLLAFECIYVTAVMFIKISLLLMYCRIFPSRNFKIAAMTLGGITIAWCIAIVFVCIFQCTPVAKAYMPWIDGTCIDLKASFIGNAIPNILTDVAILCLPIGQVWKLQVTLAQRLSLCFMFLLGGFVLFASIYRFTTLMQFQIADTTSPTLTTSLPSTGTLATACTWCVVECACGVISACLPTLRPLMVKISTQFGSIATKYNLSGGQSGGRSKAGSRGPTELLTIGGTGGKSADKGFQRLGTEDRKYGITTNITMRADDAATKAAPEPDSGNDLSLKGGIRIKVDQEVCWSESRARQDVKYDESSSRSGSSHMGANQV; encoded by the exons ATGGCCGACACGTCGGGTCTTCAGGATCCTCTGGCGGATAAAGGGCCGGaacagacgacgacgacgacggtgctCCTCGTTCTTGCGACCATTTTCGTGGCCCTCCGGTTCTGGGCGCGTTGGTCGGTCGGATTCAAGTATGGCCTCGATGACTGGTTCATGGTGGTCGGCTTG GCCGTCACATTCATGGCCGGAGCCATCAACTATGCGA TGGTAGCACAGGGTCTCGGCCGGCACGCCGCCACCCTCCCGCAAGAGATGCAAGTGCAGTTCCtgaagctgctgctggcaTTCGAGTGCATATACGTCACGGCGGTCATGTTCATCAAGATCTCTTTGCTGCTGATGTACTGCCGCATCTTCCCGTCGCGCAACTTCAAGATAGCGGCCATGAcgctcggcggcatcaccatcgcctggtgcatcgccatcgtcttcgtGTGCATCTTCCAGTGCACGCCCGTCGCCAAGGCATACATGCCGTGGATCGACGGCACCTGCATCGACCTCAAGGCCTCGTTCATCGGCAACGCCATCCCTAACATTCTGACCGATGTCGCCATTCTCTGCCTGCCCATCGGTCAAGTGTGGAAGTTGCAGGTCACGTTGGCACAAAGGCTGTCGTTGTGCTTCATGTTCCTCCTGGGCGGATT CGTTCTGTTCGCAAGCATTTACCGGTTTACAACTCTCATGCAATTTCAAATCGCTGACACGACGT CGCCGACGCTGACCACATCATTGCCATCAACAGGGACGCTCGCCACCGCGTGCACGTGGTGCGTCGTTGAATGCGCGTGCGGCGTCATCAGCGCATGCCTGCCGACGCTCCGCCCGCTCATGGTCAAGATATCGACGCAGTTCGGTAGCATAGCGACCAAGTACAACCTTTCGGGcggccagagcggcggccgCTCCAAGGCAGGGAGCCGTGGACCGACGGAGCTCTTGACGATCGGGGGCACCGGCGGCAAGTCGGCCGACAAGGGGTTCCAGCGGCTGGGAACGGAGGACAGGAAGTACGGCATCACGACCAACATCACGATGCGAGCGGACGATGCGGCCACCAAGGCCGCTCCCGAGCCGGACTCGGGCAACGACCTCTCGCTCAAGGGCGGCATACGCATCAAGGTCGATCAGGAGGTCTGCTGGAGCGAGAGCCGGGCGCGACAGGACGTCAAGTACGACGAGTCTTCGTCGCGGAGCGGTTCCTCGCACATGGGCGCCAACCAGGTCTGA
- a CDS encoding FAD binding domain-containing protein, with product MLKWLWSSLPLPFCFPRNSLQFFSSSQYLPVASAVKPLWVIALSLIRLRHPTSLLAVGSQVSTATLCEGTFPFNTPYREPPEPYPPIDRQSHPLNRLSNMFSKIVGLLYSACAVSAATLPTVVFTPGAWHGPQSFDLVRAGLTLKGYESEAITLPSVGAEPATVGLEEDAAVLRSTIETLADAGKEVVVVVHSYGGMVGANAVEGLGYLQRAANGQAGGIIMLVYLSAFAAPNATSLLDMLSGEYLPWMRADGDKVYADTPETIFYADVDPILRAKAIAELSWQSARVFSDPATYEPWNDGIEVMYFHCEQDQAIPLATQEAMAAQFPAGYTTFYANSSHSPFLSHPDLVVEGVELAVKVGQEKIAV from the exons ATGTTAAAATGGTTATGGTcgtctcttcctctcccgTTTTGTTTTCCTCGCAACTCTCTCCAGTTCTTCTCATCATCTCAATATCTCCCTGTCGCCTCAGCTGTCAAGCCTCTCTGGGTAATCGCCCTATCTTTAATACGCCTCCGGCATCCCACCTCCTTGCTCGCCGTTGGCTCCCAAGTTTCAACGGCCACTCTGTGCGAGGGAACGTTCCCCTTTAATACCCCGTACCGCGAACCGCCTGAACCTTACCCACCCATTGATCGGCAGTCTCACCCCCTTAACAGACTTTCCAACATGTTCTCCAAGATCGTCGGTCTCCTCTACTCGGCCTGTGCGGTCAGCGCGGCCACCCTGCCTACCGTGGTCTTCACCCCAGGCGCCTGGCACGGCCCGCAGTCGTTCGACCTTGTTCGCGCCGGGCTGACCCTCAAGGGCTACGAGTCCGAGGCTATCACGCTGCCCTCGGTCGGCGCGGAGcccgccaccgtcggcctcgaggaggacgccgccgtgctgcGGTCCACCATCGAGActctcgccgacgccggcaaagaggtcgtcgtcgtcgtccactCGTACGGCGGCATGGTtggcgccaacgccgtcgagggaCTAGGGTACTTGCAGCgcgccgccaacggccaggccggcggcatcatcatgCTTGTGTACCTGAGCGCGTTTGCTGCGCCCAACGCGACCAGTTTGCTGGATATGCTGAGCGGAGAGTATCTGCCTTGGATGAGAGCCGAC GGCGACAAGGTCTACGCCGACACGCCGGAGACGATCTTCTATGCCGACGTCGATCCGATCCTCCGGGCCAAGGCGATCGCAGAGCTCAGCTGGCAGTCGGCTCGCGTCTTCTCCGACCCGGCGACATACGAGCCCTGGaacgacggcatcgaggtcATGTACTTTCACTGCGAGCAGGACCAGGCCATACCCCTGGCGACGCAGGAGGCCATGGCCGCGCAGTTCCCCGCAGGGTACACGACCTTCTACGCCAACTCGTCGCACTCACCCTTCTTGTCTCACCCGGACctggtcgtcgagggcgtcgagctcgccgtcaaGGTCGGTCAGGAGAAGATTGCCGTGTAA
- a CDS encoding Mitogen-activated protein kinase kinase kinase, giving the protein MAMLAPKTAFAPPLGSGNPMMPNLSAGSVPPSRRAPSVPNQTTAYASPTESEFSESDGPDAVKNWDEDKVCEYLRSAKCGEYEKLFRKNHINGENLLELDKDVLKEMGIDKVGDRVRLFLGIKKLRTKAYANQKKRNRDSFGGLDQFTPSSGGSPRPSASATRPAPAPSMNKRYSRQYDTIPLESTSSRPNSPLPGSDAIRPLRTRYGQSPGYVSTAGQSVPQPGRLVTSHTRNNSSMDGSLMAGLPQNQDVIRVISTGGVTKVVKIADCNTCEEVMRVTLRKFALREDHERNYCFWVLAGIEPDPNQCRRLGDTELWRIIKDQKRPERNRLILRRVPAGEPGMPELERAAGIAIEEAQQNHSRALETVDKRSQMKVQKLLGERWNDELQHPLSPVSFHDRERNVYNTAKELERPASNDGPRSSGGPRRNKGLLRSFGGLRPPSELIASDLTSYFPDHPREEIDRTARLSMRRSTRLSKVNSRLSVASNLSFASSIQDAPPIPTIADSWLHAGSAPKARSGLRVAHFRDSVASSVLGTLQEESPVEPNRKSYVSFADSSDGASAAALSVTDPEGNITRRSYFDADGSTGSGSLKDLTQALNEDGEDADEELESFLAGESWSDDKWMKGAMIGQGSFGCVYLALHAVTGELLAVKQVEAPAPGANSQNDARKKSMIEALKREISLLRDLRHPNIVQYLGCSSSSEYLNIFLEYVPGGSVQTMLNSYGALPEPLVRSFVRQILTGLSYLHDREIIHRDIKGANILVDNKGTIKISDFGISKKLEATNILSGANNNKHRPSLQGSVFWMAPEVVKQTSYTRKADIWSLGCLVVEMMTGTHPYPDCSQLQAIFKIGGGKAAPTIPDHASDEAKTFLAQTFEMDHNLRPSADELMLSPFLTSIT; this is encoded by the exons ATGGCAATGCTAGCCCCCAAAACCGCTTTCGCGCCGCCCCTGGGCTCCGGTAACCCCATGATGCCCAACCTTTCGGCCGGCTCCGTGCCGCCCTCACGACGTGCCCCTTCCGTTCCCAACCAGACAACCGCTTACGCGAGCCCGACCGAGTCTGAGTTTTCCGAGAGCGACGGccccgacgccgtcaagaacTGGGACGAAGACAAGGTCTGCGAGTACCTCAGGAGCGCCAAGTGCGGCGAGTACGAAAAGCTCTTTCGCAAGAACCATATCAATGGCGAGAATCTCCTTGAGCTCGACAAGGATGTCCTCAAGGAGATGGGCATCGACAAGGTCGGCGATCGCGTCCGATTGTTCCTCGGCATTAAGAAGTTGAGGACCAAGGCCTATGCCAACCAGAAGAAACGGAATAGA GATTCGTTTGGTGGCCTCGACCAGTTCACGCCCTCTTCCGGCGGCTCGCCCCGCCCTTCTGCCTCTGCCACccgccccgcccccgccccttCCATGAACAAACGCTACTCGAGACAATACGACACCATACCCCTTGAGAGCACTTCTTCCCGTCCCAACTCGCCCCTCCCCGGATCCGATGCTATCCGACCCCTGCGCACGCGGTATGGCCAAAGCCCCGGCTACGTGAGTACCGCCGGGCAGTCCGTCCCCCAACCCGGCCGATTGGTAACTTCCCATACCAGGAATAACTCCAGTATGGATGGTTCACTGATGGCTGGCTTACCGCAGAATCAGGATGTCATCCGCGTCATTTCCACTGGTGGTGTCACAAAAGTTGTCAAGATCGCCGACTGCAACACGTGTGAAGAGGTCATGCGAGTCACCCTTAGAAAGTTTGCCTTGCGGGAGGACCACGAGCGGAACTACTGTTTTTGGGTCCTGGCCGGCATTGAGCCCGACCCCAATCAGtgccgtcgcctcggcgaTACTGAGCTCTGGCGCATCATCAAGGACCAGAAGCGCCCCGAGCGGAACCGCTTGATTCTCCGCCGCGTTCCCGCCGGCGAGCCGGGCATGCCTGAGCTCGAAAGAGCTGCGGGCATCGCCATCGAAGAGGCTCAGCAAAACCACAGCCGCGCCCTCGAGACCGTCGACAAGAGGAGCCAAATGAAGGTCCAGAAGCTGCTCGGCGAGAGATGGAACGATGAGCTTCAACATCCGCTTTCCCCCGTTTCCTTCCATGACCGGGAGCGCAACGTCTACAACACAGCCAAGGAACTCGAGCGTCCCGCCTCCAACGACGGCCCCAGATCGAGCGGCGGGCCGCGTAGGAATAAGGGCCTTCTGCGGTCGTTCGGCGGTCTGCGCCCTCCCAGTGAGCTCATCGCCTCCGACCTCACTTCATACTTCCCCGACCACCCCAGAGAGGAGATTGACCGGACCGCGCGCTTGTCCATGAGACGATCGACTCGCTTGAGCAAGGTGAACAGCCGTCTGAGCGTGGCAAGCAACCTGAGCTTCGCGTCCAGCATCCAAGACGCTCCGCCCATTCCCACCATCGCGGACAGCTGGCTTCATGCTGGTAGCGCCCCCAAGGCTCGTTCTGGCCTGCGTGTCGCCCATTTCCGTGATTCCGTTGCCTCTTCGGTACTTGGCACGTTGCAGGAGGAATCGCCCGTGGAGCCGAACCGCAAGTCGTACGTGTCGTTTGCTGACAGCTCCGATGGCGCTAGTGCGGCCGCTCTGAGCGTTACCGACCCGGAAGGCAACATCACTCGACGTAGTTACTTTGATGCCGACGGCTCCACCGGGTCGGGGTCTCTCAAGGATCTTACGCAGGCACTAAacgaggatggcgaagatgccgacgaggagctcgagagcTTTCTCGCGGGAGAGTCTTGGTCCGACGACAAGTGGATGAAAGGAGCCATGATCGGCCAGGGCTCCTTTGGCTGCGTCTACCTAGCACTTCACGCTGTCACCGGTGAGCTTTTGGCGGTCAAGCAGGTtgaggcgccggcgccaggTGCCAACAGCCAGAACGACGCGCGTAAGAAGAGCATGATTGAGGCCCTTAAGCGGGAAATCAGTCTGCTCCGCGACCTCCGACACCCGAATATTGTTCAGTATCTCGGTtgcagctcgtcgtccgagtacCTCAACATTTTCCTCGAGTACGTCCCCGGTGGCTCGGTGCAAACCATGCTCAACTCATACGGTGCCCTGCCCGAGCCCCTCGTCCGCAGCTTCGTACGCCAGATCCTCACGGGTCTATCGTATCTGCACGACCGCGAAATCATCCACAGAGACATCAAGGGCGCCAACATTCTTGTCGACAACAAGGGAACCATCAAGATTTCCGATTTCGGGATTtccaagaagctcgaggccaCCAACATACTCTCGGGGGcgaacaacaacaagcacCGCCCTTCACTACAGGGGTCCGTATTCTGGATGGCCCCCGAAGTCGTCAAGCAGACTTCCTACACCCGCAAGGCCGACATTTGGTCGTTGGGATGCCTGGTTGTCGAGATGATGACGGGCACCCACCCTTACCCCGACTGCAGTCAGCTGCAAGCCATCTTTAAGATTGGCGGTGGCAAGGCCGCGCCCACGATCCCGGATCACGCATCCGACGAAGCAAAGACATTTCTTGCCCAGACGTTCGAGATGGACCACAACCTGCGCCCAAGTGCGGACGAGTTGATGCTCAGTCCCTTCCTGACTTCCATCACATGA
- a CDS encoding Prephenate dehydratase: MSDKSQVDVGEAVAASGVKPLVGFLGPQASYTHQASLQAFPEQDWDLKPIVTITGKYSHTNPPPSPPRHFLRDIFEVVQAGEVAFGVVPVENSTNGSVLFTLDNFADRNGLYPDISVCGEIYLDVHHFLVGHRPSRTLDDAAGPNDGSGACTPTASDPNPLKPRTKPLCSLKHVQRLYSHPQAWGQCVAFLQTYLKGIEAIDVSSTSRAAELVAADESGTSAAISSEIAARLHGIDVLARTIEDREDNTTRFFIIRNERHPPARMPRHCERKRDRTKSMVSFTVPHEGPGALADVLDCFRRYKLDLTSINSRPSLTAPFNYVFFVEFQGHRSQDPDGRVKGALEGVARVAENWRWLGSWEDQRS, translated from the exons ATGAGTGACAAGTCTCAGGTCGACGTGGGAGAGGCCGTTGCTGCGAGCGGCGTCAAGCCGCTGGTGGGCTTCCTGGGCCCCCAGGCCTCGTACACGCATCAG GCGTCGTTGCAAGCTTTCCCCGAACAGGACTGGGATCTGAAAcccatcgtcaccatcacAGGCAAGTATTCTCAcacgaacccccccccttctcctcctcgccatTTTCTCCGTG ACATCTTCGAGGTCGTacaggccggcgaggtcgccttcggcgtcgtccccGTTGAGAATTCGACCAACGGGTCCGTGCTGTTCACGCTCGACAACTTCGCCGACCGCAACGGTCTGTACCCGGACATCTCGGTGTGCGGCGAGATCTACCTGGACGTGCACCACTTCCTTGTCGGCCACCGCCCGTCCCgcaccctcgacgacgctgccggcCCTAACGACGGCTCCGGCGCCTGCAccccgacggcgtcggaCCCGAACCCGCTCAAGCCCCGGACCAAGCCGCTGTGCAGCCTGAAGCACGTCCAGCGTCTGTACTCCCACCCGCAGGCCTGGGGCCAGTGCGTCGCCTTCCTGCAGACCTACCTTAAGGGCATCGAGGCCATCGATGTGAGCTCCACgagccgcgccgccgagcttgtcgccgccgacgagtcgggcaccagcgccgccatctcgagcgagatcgccgcccgcctgcaCGGCATCGATGTGCTGGCCCGCACCATCGAGGACCGCGAGGACAACACGACGCGCTTCTTCATCATCCGTAACGAGCGTCACCCGCCCGCCAGGATGCCCCGCCACTGCGAACGCAAGAGGGACAGGACCAAGTCCATGGTGTCGTTCACGGTGCCGCACGAGGGGCCCGGTGCGCTGGCCGACGTGCTCGACTGCTTCCGTCGGTACAAGCTCGACCTCACGAGCATCAACAGTAGGCCGAGCCTGACGGCGCCGTTCAACTACGTTTTCTTCGTCGAGTTCCAAGGGCACAGGTCCCAGGACCCGGACGGAAGGGTCAAGGGAGCGCTGGAAGGTGTGGCTCGGGTGGCGGAGAACTGGCGGTGGCTAGGGAGCTGGGAGGACCAGCGATCGTGA